From a single Methylacidiphilum kamchatkense Kam1 genomic region:
- the rplF gene encoding 50S ribosomal protein L6, whose protein sequence is MSRIGKMPIKLPAGLQVTIDKNVVTFEGKKGKLSHPLPDFLKVHKRDNTLVVENTSESREAKAMHGLHRSLLYNALVGVQEGFQKKLEINGIGFKAAVEGRKLVMQLGFSHPVVYEIPEGVTVKVQDNTKLTVEGIDKCLVGAVAADIRGFYPPEPYKGKGIRYAGEQIRRKAGKTAQK, encoded by the coding sequence ATGTCAAGAATTGGAAAGATGCCTATCAAATTGCCGGCGGGGTTACAAGTGACCATCGATAAGAATGTTGTAACTTTTGAAGGGAAAAAGGGGAAGCTTTCTCATCCATTACCCGACTTTTTGAAAGTTCATAAGCGTGATAATACTTTAGTGGTGGAAAATACATCAGAAAGTCGCGAGGCGAAGGCGATGCATGGATTGCATAGGTCCCTACTATATAATGCCCTTGTAGGGGTTCAGGAGGGTTTTCAAAAAAAATTGGAAATAAACGGTATTGGCTTTAAAGCTGCGGTTGAAGGAAGAAAGTTAGTGATGCAATTAGGCTTTTCTCATCCAGTTGTTTATGAAATACCTGAAGGTGTAACGGTAAAAGTTCAAGATAATACAAAGTTGACGGTAGAAGGGATTGATAAATGTTTAGTAGGGGCGGTGGCAGCGGATATTCGAGGGTTTTATCCTCCGGAGCCCTACAAGGGAAAAGGAATAAGATATGCTGGTGAACAAATCCGAAGAAAAGCTGGGAAGACAGCTCAAAAATAG
- the rplR gene encoding 50S ribosomal protein L18 encodes MAMKKNRLEARKIRHQRIRKKVFGTLQRPRLSVHFSNKHIYVQLINDEEGKTLVSASTREKAFSELKPNINGAVKLGEAIAVRAQEKKISKVVFDRGGFLYHGKVKALADSAREKGLEF; translated from the coding sequence TTGGCTATGAAAAAAAATAGGTTGGAAGCAAGAAAGATTCGTCATCAGAGAATAAGAAAAAAAGTTTTTGGTACATTGCAAAGACCACGGCTGAGTGTTCATTTTTCTAATAAGCATATCTATGTCCAACTAATAAATGATGAAGAAGGGAAAACGCTTGTTAGTGCATCGACTAGAGAAAAAGCATTTTCCGAACTAAAACCAAATATCAATGGGGCAGTAAAATTGGGGGAAGCCATTGCTGTACGAGCGCAAGAAAAGAAAATAAGTAAAGTGGTTTTTGATCGTGGGGGATTCTTATATCATGGGAAAGTCAAAGCCTTAGCAGATTCTGCAAGAGAAAAAGGATTGGAGTTTTAA
- the rpsE gene encoding 30S ribosomal protein S5: MNSKENTISPAILEEKSSYIPKEEEGALEPKGSKKRIRRHFEKKDLKQDESFHEELMDRVIYVNRCAKVVKGGRRYSFGALVVVGDRAGQIGLGFGKANEVTDAVKKATENARKNMKQIMRNGDTIPHEVIGEFSGGKVLLKPASPGTGIIAGVTVRSILEAAGIKDVLTKSLGSKNPYNVAKATCKALAQLKSRDEVFQRRGKEINLSSKK, from the coding sequence ATGAATTCAAAAGAAAATACCATCTCACCTGCAATTTTAGAGGAAAAGTCTTCCTATATTCCTAAAGAAGAGGAAGGGGCTTTAGAGCCTAAAGGATCTAAAAAAAGGATTCGGCGTCATTTTGAAAAGAAGGATCTTAAACAGGATGAGTCTTTCCATGAAGAGTTGATGGATAGAGTCATCTATGTGAACCGGTGTGCAAAGGTAGTAAAGGGGGGTAGACGGTATAGTTTTGGGGCTTTAGTAGTTGTTGGAGATAGGGCTGGACAGATTGGACTAGGCTTTGGAAAGGCAAATGAAGTAACTGATGCTGTCAAGAAGGCCACAGAAAATGCACGGAAAAATATGAAACAAATAATGAGAAACGGTGATACCATCCCACATGAGGTGATAGGGGAATTTAGTGGAGGCAAAGTGTTGTTAAAGCCTGCTTCTCCAGGCACTGGGATTATTGCTGGGGTTACGGTTCGTTCTATATTGGAAGCAGCAGGTATCAAGGATGTTTTAACGAAATCGTTAGGTTCTAAGAATCCCTACAATGTGGCTAAAGCTACTTGTAAAGCATTAGCTCAATTGAAATCTCGAGACGAAGTTTTTCAGAGAAGGGGAAAAGAAATAAATCTTTCCTCTAAAAAATAA
- the rplO gene encoding 50S ribosomal protein L15, with protein sequence MMLNDIKPAIGAKKRKKRVGCGESSGHGKTSGKGHKGQKARSGGSIRIGFEGGQMPLIRRIPKRGFNNKRFHIQYAPVNLSSIEGITEEIIDENLLRKLGLVKGRVDGIKILGKGEISRAYVFKVHAVSTSAKEKIEKVGGKIELIQ encoded by the coding sequence ATGATGCTTAATGATATCAAGCCTGCAATAGGAGCCAAAAAGAGAAAAAAAAGGGTTGGCTGCGGCGAAAGTTCAGGTCATGGCAAAACTAGTGGCAAAGGGCATAAAGGCCAGAAAGCGCGTTCTGGGGGATCGATACGAATAGGTTTTGAAGGCGGTCAAATGCCACTTATCCGAAGAATCCCCAAAAGAGGATTTAATAATAAGCGGTTTCATATTCAGTATGCACCTGTTAATCTTAGCTCCATCGAGGGAATTACCGAGGAGATAATAGACGAAAACTTGTTAAGGAAATTGGGATTAGTCAAAGGCAGAGTTGACGGGATAAAGATATTAGGAAAAGGAGAAATTAGTAGAGCCTATGTTTTTAAAGTCCATGCCGTGAGTACTTCTGCAAAAGAAAAAATCGAAAAAGTAGGCGGTAAGATTGAATTGATTCAATAG